A genomic region of Miscanthus floridulus cultivar M001 chromosome 3, ASM1932011v1, whole genome shotgun sequence contains the following coding sequences:
- the LOC136547500 gene encoding protein PYRICULARIA ORYZAE RESISTANCE 21-like yields the protein MTTKDSTLIIEVDLQCEKCYKKIRKVLCKLESKENIKKIDYENMKNKVTVVGAFDPKKLSKILRCKACDVIKDITIVKPPEEKKTEEKKPEDKKPEEKKKPAEEKKPTEDKKKPAEEKKPTEEKKGEEKAKPAAAPPSTTVNLQFANICVICYPWPCNDPAHWGGFHHQHQLPQWPPCGGMAPAPAPPVHNHPQPPCGGGPQKWAQCGGPPFCGGCAWCHGGGGGMNCWAPAQPQPQPMCCPGPSLCRGCNGCKIVRETKFSYEEYPSSACSIM from the exons ATGACAACCAAG GATTCTACCTTGATCATTGAAGTGGACCTCCAGTGCGAGAAGTGTTACAAGAAGATTCGGAAAGTTCTCTGCAAACTCGAGT CCAAGGAGAACATCAAGAAGATTGATTACGAAAACATGAAGAACAAGGTCACCGTCGTCGGTGCCTTCGACCCCAAGAAGCTGTCCAAGATACTGAGATGCAAGGCCTGCGACGTCATCAAGGACATCACCATCGTCAAGCCTCCAGAagagaagaagacagaggagaagaAACCGGAGGACAAGAAGccggaagagaagaagaagcctGCCGAGGAGAAGAAACCcacagaagacaagaagaagcctGCCGAGGAGAAGAAGCCCACAGAAGAGAAGAAGGGTGAGGAGAAGGCGAAGCCTGCCGCGGCGCCGCCGTCGACGACGGTGAACCTGCAGTTCGCCAACATCTGCGTCATCTGCTACCCGTGGCCGTGCAACGACCCGGCGCACTGGGGCGGCttccaccaccagcaccagctgCCTCAGTGGCCACCGTGCGGAGGGATGGCTCCGGCGCCTGCCCCGCCGGTCCACAACCACCCGCAACCGCCCTGCGGCGGCGGCCCTCAGAAATGGGCGCAGTGCGGCGGCCCTCCGTTCTGCGGAGGGTGCGCGTggtgccatggcggcggcggcggcatgaacTGCTGGGCGCcggcgcagccgcagccgcagccgatGTGCTGCCCCGGGCCGTCGCTGTGCAGAGGGTGCAACGGGTGCAAGATCGTGCGTGAGACCAAGTTCAGCTACGAAGAGTACCCTTCCAGTGCATGTTCCATCATGTGA